The genomic region CCGTGAAATGCTGAGACTGGGCAATCACTGCTTCCCTCGGTGATGATATCCTGGCCTTTACCCGGGTTGAATAATTATGGTTATTTTCGAGCAGTACGTTCCAGTCCTTTGTGAGGGGTGTGGCCTGGACTACCGTTATCCGGTTATCCATTGTGCGATAAATAACGGTATCGCCGTCCACAAGCATGAATTCTACGTCAGCAAGTACAGGTTTTGGACCGGTCAGTGTAGAATATGGTGCCAGAATGACGCTGATCCCGCTGGAATCAGGCACGATGTCAGTGATAGAAATTCCGGGAAGAGCCTGCCAACCGTATGAGAAATTGAAGTATTGTGTCTCAAGCAGGGAACCATCTATAGACAGGGTCATCCTGGTTCGGTAGAAGCCTTCTTTTGGGTTTGCTATGTCCCATGAAATTACTTTGGTAATATCGGAGTCAGCTTCAACGCTTGGTATGGAGAATTGCCTGGTGGCGATCACTTTTTTATCAAAGATCAGTTCTGCATCGATGGTGATATCCGTATACTGCCCCCCTGAATGAAGAGTGATGTCAGCCGAATCTATATCAGAATATACATCAATGATAGCAATATCTTCAGCCATAGTTGGCGGGAGAAAGATACATGCAAGGATTATCAAAGACAATAATATGAATGGTTTATAGGTACTCAATTAATTATCCCCCGTAAAGTAATGAATGGGCTGGAATATTTCAATAATTATATTTAAGGTCAAACTATTTAGGTGATACGGATTACAGGCAATTTTACCTAGAATCAATACTTATCCAATTGAAAAATGATGGTACCATGAGAATCGCAGTTGTAGCAATCCAGGGAAATGTTGAAGAACATATATCAGCAGCAAAAGGAGCCCTGAAAGAGATGAGAGTGCCGGGGGAAGTGCTCCCGGTGCGGCACAGTGGTACCATTCCCACCTGTGACGCCATCATCATTCCCGGAGGTGAAAGCACTACACTGGGCCGGCTCATGGCCCGCGAGGGCATCGATAGAGAGATTAAAGAAGCTGCCGCTGCAGGTAAACCCATAATGGGCACGTGTGCCGGCCTGGTCCTGCTGGCAAAGGACGGCGGTGACCAGGCCAGGCGTACCGGGCAGCATCTTCTGGGAATAATGGACATGAGCGTGGACCGTAACGCTTTCGGAGGTCAGCGGGAATCTTTCGAAGTCCCGCTGGAGGTATCAATACTGGAAACGCCATACAATGCAATATTCATCCGTGCTCCGGTAATTACCAATGTTAAATCCGGTGTCGAAGTACTGGCCACTTTTGATGACTATATTGTCGCAGCAAAACAGGGTAACGTTATTGCCCTTGCATTTCATCCGGAGCTGACCGGGGATTTCAGGATACACCGGTACTTTTTCGGACTCGGGAAATAAAACGTCGGGTCCAATCCCAAAATCACGATAACGAATAAAAAATTGTCTATGAATAAATGTAAAGAAGCAAACACAATCTAAAGGGTGGGAGTATAGAGTGAAAAAAAATTTTCGAGTGCCTGCTTCTTTTAGTTCGTTCGAGAACGAACGTAGACACAATGTGGCATTTCGTATTTAAATGTTGTCATAGTAAATAAATTTTCGATGAGTTAACGCAGTTAACCCGTTCATTTCATCAAATGTAATCCATGTATATTTGATAATATGGAGCCCATGTCCCCTGTTTTTGTACAAGAGTTGTTATACAGGGGCTTTATGGGGTGGGAGTGGGGAGTATAGTGTTAAAAAAGACCCCTGTATAACTTCAACTCTTGGTTCGTCTGAGGACGAACAATAATTATATATTCTCACATACTATTTATATATTGTCAGTGAAAATAAAATTCCCATGAGTTCACAGCGTAAATATAATATTGAAAACCAGTATTATGGAGTATGATAACCCCGCCCTTTCTGGTTGAGATTCAGTTGTTCGATACGTTCAAGAGTGTCTGCTTCATCGGCACTCTTATCATCCCGCACCCTGACCAGCCTTGGGAACCGCAGTGCAAATCCGGAATCATAGGTTGGGCTCTTCTGGATCTCTTCGAATGCCACTTCAAATACTACCTGTGGCACAAATTCAAGTTCCTTACCACTCTCAACCACAATTAGTTCCTTGAACCGGGACGTGAGTTCGTCCAGCATTTCATCGGTGATACCGGTCCCCACCCTCCCTATAGACAGAAATTCACCGGTATCGGATTCAATGCATGCCAGATGGTACGAACCGATGAAATTAGCACGCCGGCCCTCGCCCCATTCACCGCCCACAACGGCCAGGTCCAGGGTCTCCATCAGGGGTTTGACCTTTAACCAGTGTTTACCTCGTTTGCCAGGTGAATAAAGAGATTCCGGATTTTTCAGCATCACCCCTTCATGACCTGCATCCAGTGCCTGTTTGTATATGCCTTCAATTGTATTGATATCTGATGTTACAATCTGTTCTGCCACCGACATGGTACCAGATGAAATCACACACTCAACCAGCCGCTTCCGCCTCTGTACCAATGTCCTGTCGAACAAGCTCTCTCCATTAAGGTATACGACATCAAAGAGGAATAACTGGAGAGGTATCTCACCCTTCATGTTGTCCACATCATATTTCCGCCTGAATCGTTTGAGTATCTGCTGGAAAGCCCCCGGTTTTCCATCCTGGCCCAGCACTACGGCTTCCCCATCAAGCACGGCACTCCTGGCATTTACCCCTGTCCTGACCATATCCACGATATCAGGCAGCGAGGCGGTAACATCTTCCAGGCGCCGCGAAAAAAGAGACACATTGTCCCCGTTCTTGTGTATCTGGACCCTGGCTCCATCGAATTTCCATTCCACTGCCACCGTGCCCATTTCACCGGCTACGGCCGTAATTCCCTGGGATACCTGTGCGAGCATCATTTTTATGGGACGACCCAGCTTGATATCCAGTCCTGTCACTCCATCCGTACCTGAGAGTTTTGCTTCCCTGGCGACAAGGCCGAGGTCATTGGTCATCATATACGCCCGTTCAACAGCCTCCTTTAGCACATTGAAAGCCACAGCGATGGCATCCCTGACAATTCCCTCACCCACCCCTATCCTCAGTTCCTCTATGGCGAGCCTGGCCAGGTAGATGGCTTCAGAGGATGTGACCACACTGAACAGGAACTGCAAATGCCTGACCCTGGCGGCCTGGGAACCCTTACCCGATGAATTTGCGATATCAGTAAGCCTGCTATAGACATCCTGTACTGAGAGGCCGGGCTTATCCTGATTGAAGGCTGCAAAGGTAGACTGTGCCTTCTTTGCTGCTGTCAGTGCATCCCTGGCTGCCAGTCCGACATCCCCGGTCTCACGGACCAGGTTGATGACTTCTTTCACCGGCAGGCCCGAAGCTTTTGAAACAGCAGTGTACAGGAGGCTGGGACCGATGCCCATCTGAAGGGGACTCCAGACCGGAAATACCAGGCCCATTATGAACCTGGCTACGATCTCAAGTTCATCATCGTCAACCTTCTGGAAAAATTCAGCCACCATCTGTGTCATATCCAGTGAACTGGACGTGTCCTCGATACGCTGGCAAATAGTTGCAAAATCCTGGAAACTGGTCATCCAGTCTTTAACGGGAATATGAAGTAAAAACAGTTTCTATATGTTTGCATAAGGTTTTAGGGTCTGGGGTCCATAATAACAGCTTCATGAAAGAGGAAATGACCAGTGTGGATGTGGCTGCCATTGTGTCCGAGTTCAATACAGGTGAACTCAGCCTGGTGGATGCCAAGATCGGGAAGATCTACCAGACCAATTATGATGAAATGCGGATGACCTTGAACATTTACGGACAGGGCAGGCATAACCTGGTGATACAGGCGGGTAAGAGGGTACACCTCACCCAGCATCCACGTGCTGCACCTCAACTGCCACAGGGATTTCCCATGCTGCTTCGCAAGCATGTCATGGCAGGCAGGATAAAGAAAATTTCACAACATGACTTTGACCGCATCATAGAATTTGAAATAATTCGTGCAGACGTCACTACAAAGCTTATTGCCGAGTTGTTCGCAAGGGGCAATATCATCCTGACCGATGACGAAGGGCGTATCATTCAGCCCATGAAACCGGTAAGTTTCAAGGACAGGACGTTGCGCAGGGGCGAGATATATGAACTGCCACCGGCACAGCTCAGACCGCTTGATATGACCTCTGAAAAACTTGCCGATATATTTTCGGAATCTGATAGTGATATCGTCAGGACACTGGCCACA from ANME-2 cluster archaeon harbors:
- a CDS encoding ATP-dependent DNA ligase: MTSFQDFATICQRIEDTSSSLDMTQMVAEFFQKVDDDELEIVARFIMGLVFPVWSPLQMGIGPSLLYTAVSKASGLPVKEVINLVRETGDVGLAARDALTAAKKAQSTFAAFNQDKPGLSVQDVYSRLTDIANSSGKGSQAARVRHLQFLFSVVTSSEAIYLARLAIEELRIGVGEGIVRDAIAVAFNVLKEAVERAYMMTNDLGLVAREAKLSGTDGVTGLDIKLGRPIKMMLAQVSQGITAVAGEMGTVAVEWKFDGARVQIHKNGDNVSLFSRRLEDVTASLPDIVDMVRTGVNARSAVLDGEAVVLGQDGKPGAFQQILKRFRRKYDVDNMKGEIPLQLFLFDVVYLNGESLFDRTLVQRRKRLVECVISSGTMSVAEQIVTSDINTIEGIYKQALDAGHEGVMLKNPESLYSPGKRGKHWLKVKPLMETLDLAVVGGEWGEGRRANFIGSYHLACIESDTGEFLSIGRVGTGITDEMLDELTSRFKELIVVESGKELEFVPQVVFEVAFEEIQKSPTYDSGFALRFPRLVRVRDDKSADEADTLERIEQLNLNQKGRGYHTP
- the pdxT gene encoding pyridoxal 5'-phosphate synthase glutaminase subunit PdxT; this encodes MRIAVVAIQGNVEEHISAAKGALKEMRVPGEVLPVRHSGTIPTCDAIIIPGGESTTLGRLMAREGIDREIKEAAAAGKPIMGTCAGLVLLAKDGGDQARRTGQHLLGIMDMSVDRNAFGGQRESFEVPLEVSILETPYNAIFIRAPVITNVKSGVEVLATFDDYIVAAKQGNVIALAFHPELTGDFRIHRYFFGLGK